A genomic stretch from Amycolatopsis sp. 195334CR includes:
- a CDS encoding epoxide hydrolase family protein gives MTEIQPFRIDIPQAELDDLRDRLARTRWPRAVDGTGWERGVPVDYLRELATYWAEEFDWREQEARLNEIPQFTTEIDGQRIHFLHVRSPEPGARPLLMIHGWPSSPIEFLRVIGPLTDPRAHGGDPAQAFDLVIPTLPGYGFSTPMAGAGWGNLFRVAQAWAEVMRRLDYSEYVVQGTDAGAGVAQVLAMIDAEHVRGVHVTGTAAAMPFGPPISTDGLAPADRTRAERFNQSQLDGLGYLHIQATRPQTVGYGLHDSPVAQLAWIAEKFREWTDPAHDLPEQAVDRDQLLTAISVFWFTGAGLSSAHAVYEGMQVYRQMAAHEPPADLPPGPPVGYAVFAGDHTIRALTDPAGRVSHWSEFDRGGHFPAMEVPGLLVDDLRKFCTDLA, from the coding sequence ATGACCGAAATCCAGCCCTTCCGCATCGACATCCCGCAGGCCGAGCTCGACGACCTCCGCGACCGCCTCGCCCGCACCCGCTGGCCCCGGGCCGTGGACGGCACCGGGTGGGAGCGCGGCGTGCCGGTCGACTACCTGCGTGAACTGGCCACCTACTGGGCCGAGGAGTTCGACTGGCGCGAGCAGGAGGCGCGGCTCAACGAGATCCCGCAGTTCACCACCGAGATCGACGGCCAGCGGATCCACTTCCTGCACGTCCGCTCGCCGGAGCCGGGCGCGCGGCCGCTGCTGATGATCCACGGCTGGCCCAGTTCGCCGATCGAGTTCCTGCGGGTGATCGGCCCGCTGACCGATCCGCGGGCACACGGCGGTGACCCGGCGCAGGCGTTCGACCTGGTGATCCCGACGCTGCCCGGGTACGGCTTCTCCACGCCGATGGCCGGTGCGGGCTGGGGCAATCTGTTCCGCGTGGCGCAGGCGTGGGCGGAGGTGATGCGGCGGCTGGACTACTCGGAGTACGTCGTGCAGGGCACCGACGCCGGCGCGGGGGTGGCGCAGGTGCTCGCCATGATCGACGCCGAACACGTGCGGGGCGTGCACGTGACCGGGACGGCGGCGGCCATGCCGTTCGGCCCGCCGATCTCGACCGACGGGCTGGCCCCGGCCGACCGGACGCGGGCCGAGCGGTTCAACCAGTCCCAGCTCGACGGGCTCGGCTACCTGCACATCCAGGCGACCCGGCCGCAGACCGTCGGGTACGGGCTGCACGACTCGCCGGTGGCGCAGCTCGCCTGGATCGCCGAGAAGTTCCGCGAGTGGACCGATCCCGCCCACGACCTGCCGGAGCAGGCGGTCGACCGCGACCAGCTGCTCACCGCGATCAGCGTGTTCTGGTTCACCGGGGCCGGGCTGTCGTCGGCGCACGCGGTCTACGAGGGCATGCAGGTCTACCGGCAGATGGCCGCGCACGAACCGCCGGCGGACCTGCCGCCGGGACCGCCGGTCGGGTACGCCGTGTTCGCCGGCGACCACACGATCCGCGCGCTGACCGATCCGGCGGGCCGGGTCTCCCACTGGTCGGAATTCGACCGGGGCGGCCACTTCCCGGCCATGGAGGTCCCCGGCCTGCTCGTCGATGACCTGCGGAAATTCTGCACCGATTTGGCTTGA
- a CDS encoding serine hydrolase produces the protein MDELQELLDTHVAAGTVPGAVALVAHGDRVEVRTAGFADVESGTPMAADSIFRLASITKPIVAAAVLVLIEDGVLALDDPVAKWLPELASPKVVRTPDGPVDDLVPAVRPITVAHLLTSTAGYGFSSDFSRPAVQALFTVQKDGREPQHVPPPDEWLAALARIPLVHQPGEGWLYNTTSDLQGVLIARASGRPLPEFLAERLFEPLGMTDTGFAVPPGKLHRLTTYYRHSPGGFERADGPDGQWSHLPAFPSGAGGLVSTARDWHRFARMLLAGGEHVLSAESVRQMITDRLTPAQREGSELFLEGQSWGYGGAVDVEPVDPWTVPGRYGWVGGTGTTAHLIPSTGTIAILLTQVASDGPVTPESMRDFWSLANAERTLPQ, from the coding sequence ATGGACGAGTTGCAGGAACTGCTGGACACCCACGTGGCGGCCGGGACCGTGCCCGGCGCGGTGGCGCTGGTGGCGCACGGGGACCGGGTCGAGGTGCGGACCGCCGGGTTCGCCGACGTCGAATCCGGGACGCCGATGGCGGCCGACTCGATCTTCCGGCTCGCGTCGATCACCAAGCCGATCGTCGCCGCCGCGGTGCTGGTGCTCATCGAGGACGGCGTGCTCGCGCTCGACGACCCCGTCGCGAAGTGGTTGCCGGAACTGGCTTCGCCGAAGGTGGTGCGCACGCCGGACGGGCCGGTCGACGACCTGGTGCCCGCGGTCCGGCCGATCACCGTGGCGCACCTGCTCACCTCCACCGCCGGGTACGGCTTCTCCTCCGACTTCTCCCGGCCCGCCGTGCAGGCACTGTTCACCGTGCAGAAGGACGGGCGCGAACCGCAGCACGTGCCGCCGCCGGACGAGTGGCTGGCCGCGCTGGCCCGCATCCCGCTCGTCCACCAGCCGGGCGAGGGCTGGCTCTACAACACCACCTCCGATCTCCAGGGCGTGCTGATCGCCAGGGCGAGCGGGCGGCCGCTGCCGGAGTTCCTGGCCGAGCGCCTGTTCGAGCCGCTGGGCATGACCGACACCGGTTTCGCCGTGCCACCCGGGAAACTCCACCGCCTCACCACCTACTACCGGCACTCGCCCGGCGGCTTCGAGCGCGCCGACGGTCCCGACGGGCAGTGGAGCCACCTCCCCGCCTTCCCGTCCGGTGCGGGCGGGCTGGTCTCCACCGCCCGCGACTGGCACCGGTTCGCCCGCATGCTGCTCGCGGGCGGGGAGCACGTGCTCTCGGCGGAGTCGGTGCGGCAGATGATCACCGACCGGCTCACCCCCGCGCAGCGCGAGGGCAGCGAGCTGTTCCTCGAAGGGCAGAGCTGGGGTTACGGCGGGGCGGTGGACGTCGAGCCGGTGGACCCGTGGACCGTGCCGGGCCGCTACGGCTGGGTCGGCGGCACCGGCACCACGGCGCACCTGATCCCGTCGACCGGCACGATCGCCATCCTGCTCACCCAGGTGGCCTCCGACGGCCCGGTGACACCGGAATCCATGCGGGATTTCTGGTCGCTGGCAAACGCGGAACGAACCCTTCCGCAATAG
- a CDS encoding MFS transporter produces the protein MEADISRGAIRKITLRLLPLLAVLYVIAYIDRSNVGFAKLTLQAELGLSATVFTLGQVFFFVAYALLEVPSNLALHRFGAHRWIARIMLTWGLVTLATALVTETWQFYLARFLLGAAEAGFFPGVLYYLTRWFPSAHRGTAIGLFMLAGPVSFIIGNPLMGGLNDLHGVWGLDGWQWIFLATGVPAVLAAPLVLWLLPREPDTAAWLTPAERGWVRTRLDEEAAVAGSQPHNPWAVLKDRRVVSLAVFFLCFPLATYGLAFWLPTIVDGFGDLSGFSVGLLSAVPYLCVMAGLVVVPKLAKTRGTPFGWLALMLGLSAGGFTLAAVSGSPWLQMIGICVASVGGYAAQPVMWGIVPKFLSGAAAAAGIGAINGIGNLGGGFGPMGIAAVVDATGSALTGLIFLIAVSVLGIMGTFVLRRVLRPEPAREPVARR, from the coding sequence TTGGAAGCCGACATCTCCCGCGGGGCGATCCGCAAGATCACCCTGCGGTTGCTGCCCCTGCTCGCCGTGCTGTACGTGATCGCCTACATCGACCGGTCCAACGTCGGCTTCGCGAAGCTGACCCTGCAGGCCGAACTCGGCCTCTCGGCGACGGTGTTCACGCTCGGGCAGGTGTTCTTCTTCGTCGCGTACGCGCTGCTGGAGGTGCCGAGCAACCTCGCGCTGCACCGGTTCGGCGCGCACCGCTGGATCGCCCGGATCATGCTCACCTGGGGCCTGGTCACCCTGGCCACCGCGCTGGTCACCGAGACCTGGCAGTTCTACCTCGCGCGGTTCCTGCTCGGCGCGGCCGAGGCCGGCTTCTTCCCCGGCGTGCTCTACTACCTGACCCGCTGGTTCCCCTCGGCGCACCGCGGCACCGCGATCGGGCTGTTCATGCTGGCCGGCCCGGTCTCGTTCATCATCGGCAACCCGCTGATGGGCGGGCTCAACGATCTGCACGGCGTGTGGGGCCTCGACGGCTGGCAGTGGATCTTCCTGGCCACCGGCGTGCCCGCGGTGCTCGCCGCGCCGCTGGTGCTCTGGCTGCTGCCGCGCGAACCGGACACCGCCGCCTGGCTCACCCCCGCCGAACGCGGCTGGGTGCGCACGCGGCTCGACGAGGAAGCCGCCGTCGCCGGATCGCAGCCGCACAACCCGTGGGCGGTGCTCAAGGACCGCCGGGTGGTCTCGCTGGCCGTGTTCTTCCTCTGCTTCCCGTTGGCCACCTACGGTCTGGCGTTCTGGCTGCCCACGATCGTCGACGGTTTCGGGGATCTGTCGGGTTTTTCGGTCGGCCTGCTGTCCGCGGTCCCCTACCTCTGCGTGATGGCCGGACTGGTGGTGGTGCCGAAACTGGCGAAGACGCGCGGCACGCCGTTCGGCTGGCTCGCGCTGATGCTCGGGCTGAGCGCGGGCGGCTTCACGCTCGCGGCGGTCTCCGGCAGCCCGTGGTTGCAGATGATCGGCATCTGCGTGGCCTCGGTCGGCGGGTACGCCGCCCAGCCGGTGATGTGGGGCATCGTGCCGAAGTTCCTCTCCGGCGCGGCCGCGGCCGCCGGGATCGGCGCGATCAACGGGATCGGCAACCTCGGCGGCGGTTTCGGGCCGATGGGCATCGCCGCGGTCGTCGACGCCACCGGTTCGGCGCTGACCGGGCTCATCTTCCTCATCGCCGTCTCGGTACTGGGCATAATGGGCACCTTCGTCCTGCGACGCGTGCTTCGCCCGGAACCGGCCCGGGAGCCCGTGGCGCGTCGCTGA
- a CDS encoding alpha-L-arabinofuranosidase C-terminal domain-containing protein has translation MRHALAFAALTALTVAPLPVAAQAAPAYRLEIDAAASGPELPRSMYGVFFEDINHAADGGLYGELVRNRSFEFDRADNASFTGLTAWTPATTGGTATVADDGGRLNERNRRYLKLDVTGDSFAVTNVGYNAGIAVERGKRYDFSLWARGNAPITASLTDAAGVSLARPVLVTSKGEWAKYTGSFTARESSTTGRLTVSAGASVGLDMASLFPRDTFMNRPNGLRRDLAEKIAALKPGFVRFPGGCLVNTGSHEAYEAPGWERRRSYQWKDTIGPVEERATNANFWGYNQSYGLGYFEYFQFAEDIGAMPLPVVPALVTGCGQNQATDDPELLRRHIQDTLDLIEFANGPADSPWGARRAQMGHPEPFGLTHLGVGNEENLPDAFFERFTEFRKAINAKYPGITVISNSGPDDAGATFDRAWELNRAAKVDMVDEHYYNSPQWFLENNNRYDTYDRNGPKVFLGEYASQDNRFANSLAEAAFMTGLERNADVVRLASYAPLLADRDNNQWRPDMIWFTNSASWGSTSYETQKLFMTNVGDRVVPSTATPTPIVNGPITGAVGLSTWLTSARYDDVEVTSADGTGLFADDFSAGAQQWTNISGRGNWSVDNGAYLQSDVTAENTMVTAGDPGWQNYDLSVKATKQAGAEGFLIGFGVRGSGDYYWWNLGGWANTRSAVEKATGGAKQTLVENGTRIEAGRTYDLRVEVRDRHVALFLDGVKWGEFTDDKVAEPFRQVVTRDPATGELIVKVVNAQPVAAPTRVDLGGTRIAPQGKVTTLSGAPDAVNTETSTPIRPVNSTVDGLAPVFDHTFPPHSITFLRLRPLP, from the coding sequence GTGAGACACGCCCTGGCCTTCGCCGCGCTGACCGCGCTCACGGTCGCGCCCCTGCCGGTGGCCGCGCAGGCCGCGCCCGCCTACCGGCTCGAGATCGACGCGGCGGCCAGCGGGCCCGAACTGCCGCGCAGCATGTACGGGGTCTTCTTCGAGGACATCAACCACGCCGCCGACGGCGGGCTGTACGGCGAGCTGGTGCGGAACCGCTCGTTCGAGTTCGACCGCGCCGACAACGCCTCGTTCACCGGCCTGACCGCGTGGACCCCGGCCACCACCGGCGGCACGGCCACGGTCGCCGACGACGGCGGCAGGCTCAACGAACGCAACCGGCGCTACCTGAAGCTGGACGTGACCGGCGATTCGTTCGCCGTGACCAACGTCGGCTACAACGCGGGAATCGCGGTGGAGCGCGGGAAGCGGTACGACTTCTCGTTGTGGGCACGCGGAAACGCCCCGATCACCGCGAGCCTCACCGACGCGGCGGGCGTTTCGCTGGCACGACCGGTACTGGTGACGTCGAAGGGGGAGTGGGCCAAGTACACCGGCAGCTTCACCGCACGGGAATCCAGCACGACCGGGCGGCTCACCGTGAGCGCGGGTGCTTCGGTCGGCCTGGACATGGCCTCGCTGTTCCCGCGGGACACGTTCATGAACCGCCCCAACGGTTTGCGACGCGATCTCGCGGAGAAGATCGCCGCGCTGAAGCCCGGTTTCGTGCGCTTCCCGGGCGGTTGCCTGGTGAACACCGGCAGCCACGAGGCCTACGAAGCCCCGGGCTGGGAGCGCCGCCGCTCGTACCAGTGGAAGGACACCATCGGCCCGGTCGAGGAACGCGCCACCAACGCGAACTTCTGGGGTTACAACCAGTCCTACGGGCTCGGCTACTTCGAGTACTTCCAGTTCGCCGAGGACATCGGCGCGATGCCGCTGCCCGTGGTGCCCGCGCTGGTCACCGGCTGCGGGCAGAACCAGGCCACCGACGACCCGGAACTGCTGCGGCGGCACATCCAGGACACCCTGGACCTGATCGAGTTCGCCAACGGGCCCGCCGATTCCCCGTGGGGCGCGCGGCGTGCGCAGATGGGGCACCCGGAACCGTTCGGCCTGACCCACCTGGGCGTCGGCAACGAGGAGAACCTGCCGGACGCGTTCTTCGAGCGGTTCACCGAGTTCCGCAAGGCGATCAACGCGAAGTACCCGGGGATCACCGTGATCAGCAACTCCGGGCCGGACGACGCGGGCGCCACCTTCGACCGCGCCTGGGAGCTGAACCGGGCGGCGAAGGTGGACATGGTCGACGAGCACTACTACAACAGTCCACAGTGGTTCCTGGAGAACAACAACCGGTACGACACCTACGACCGCAACGGCCCCAAGGTGTTCCTGGGGGAGTACGCCTCACAGGACAACAGGTTCGCGAACTCGCTCGCCGAAGCCGCGTTCATGACCGGGCTGGAGCGCAACGCCGACGTGGTGCGGCTGGCCTCCTACGCGCCGCTGCTCGCCGACCGGGACAACAACCAGTGGCGGCCGGACATGATCTGGTTCACCAACTCCGCGTCCTGGGGCTCGACCAGCTACGAGACGCAGAAGCTGTTCATGACCAACGTCGGTGACCGTGTGGTGCCCAGCACCGCCACGCCGACCCCGATCGTGAACGGCCCGATCACCGGCGCCGTCGGCCTTTCGACGTGGCTGACCAGCGCGCGCTACGACGACGTCGAGGTGACCTCCGCCGACGGAACCGGCCTGTTCGCCGACGACTTCTCGGCCGGCGCGCAGCAGTGGACGAACATCAGCGGGCGCGGCAACTGGTCCGTGGACAACGGTGCCTACCTCCAGTCCGACGTGACCGCGGAGAACACCATGGTCACCGCCGGGGATCCGGGCTGGCAGAACTACGACCTGTCGGTGAAGGCGACGAAGCAGGCCGGCGCGGAGGGTTTCCTGATCGGCTTCGGCGTGCGGGGCAGCGGGGACTACTACTGGTGGAACCTGGGCGGCTGGGCCAACACCCGCTCGGCCGTGGAGAAGGCGACCGGGGGCGCGAAGCAGACCCTGGTGGAGAACGGCACCCGGATCGAGGCGGGCCGGACCTACGACCTCCGCGTCGAGGTCCGGGACCGCCACGTCGCCCTGTTCCTGGACGGCGTCAAGTGGGGCGAGTTCACCGACGACAAGGTGGCCGAGCCCTTCCGTCAGGTGGTCACCCGCGACCCGGCGACCGGTGAGCTGATCGTCAAGGTGGTCAACGCCCAGCCGGTGGCCGCCCCGACGCGGGTGGATCTCGGCGGCACCCGGATCGCCCCGCAGGGCAAGGTGACCACCCTGTCGGGCGCCCCGGACGCGGTGAACACCGAAACCAGCACCCCGATCCGTCCCGTGAACTCCACAGTGGACGGACTGGCTCCGGTGTTCGACCACACCTTCCCACCCCACTCGATCACCTTCCTCCGCCTGCGCCCCCTCCCGTAG
- a CDS encoding glycoside hydrolase family 43 protein, which produces MLTRLLLSVSVLLGLAISPQAVAATPNSGYLFAYFTGEGTPDGEQIYFAASRGDNPLAWDELNGGKPVLASTLGDRGVRDPFLLRSPDGRRFYLLATDLKMHGNGNWDQVQRTGSRSIMVWESTDLVHWSAQRSALVSPPTAGNTWAPEAYWNAATGSYVVFWASKLYAENDPQHLGDSYNRMMYATTTDFVHFSEARVWNDPGYSVIDSTVIASDGVYHRFTKDERNPSSSTPCSKFVLQESSADLLAPSWDFTADCIGKGAISRGEGPTVFKANTGDKWYLFIDEFGGRGYVPFETTDLASGRWARSPEFDLPTSPRHGTVLPLNPAEHHRVLRTFR; this is translated from the coding sequence ATGCTGACCCGACTGCTGCTCAGCGTGTCCGTCCTGTTAGGACTTGCCATATCCCCGCAAGCCGTTGCCGCCACGCCGAATTCCGGGTACCTGTTCGCCTACTTCACCGGCGAGGGCACGCCGGACGGCGAACAGATCTACTTCGCCGCCAGCCGCGGCGACAACCCGCTGGCCTGGGACGAGCTCAACGGCGGCAAGCCGGTGCTCGCCTCCACGCTGGGCGATCGCGGGGTGCGGGACCCGTTCCTGCTGCGCTCGCCGGACGGGCGCCGGTTCTACCTGCTGGCCACCGATCTCAAGATGCACGGCAACGGGAACTGGGACCAGGTGCAGCGCACCGGGAGCCGGTCGATCATGGTCTGGGAGTCCACCGACCTGGTGCACTGGTCCGCGCAGCGCTCGGCCTTGGTGTCCCCGCCGACCGCGGGCAACACCTGGGCGCCCGAGGCGTACTGGAACGCGGCGACCGGTTCGTACGTGGTTTTCTGGGCGTCGAAGCTGTACGCGGAAAACGATCCGCAGCACCTCGGCGACAGCTACAACCGGATGATGTACGCGACCACCACGGACTTCGTGCACTTCAGCGAAGCGCGGGTGTGGAACGATCCGGGCTATTCGGTCATCGACTCCACGGTGATCGCTTCGGACGGGGTGTACCACCGCTTCACCAAGGACGAGCGGAACCCGTCCTCGTCCACGCCGTGCAGCAAGTTCGTCCTGCAGGAGAGCTCGGCGGACCTGCTCGCGCCGTCGTGGGACTTCACCGCCGACTGCATCGGGAAGGGCGCGATCAGCCGGGGTGAGGGCCCCACCGTGTTCAAGGCGAACACCGGGGACAAGTGGTACCTGTTCATCGACGAGTTCGGCGGGCGCGGCTACGTGCCCTTCGAAACCACGGACCTGGCCTCGGGGAGGTGGGCGAGGTCGCCGGAGTTCGACCTGCCCACCTCCCCGCGCCACGGCACGGTGCTGCCGCTGAACCCGGCGGAGCACCACCGGGTCCTGCGCACCTTCCGCTGA
- a CDS encoding LacI family DNA-binding transcriptional regulator, producing the protein MAKRTEAAEPAVRLPALTDVASLAGVSHMTVSRVINETGPVRAETREKVLAAIQELGYRPNSTARALATGRSRNLGVVALDSTLFGPASTLFGVEHAAREAGYGISIASVSDPRRDSIAAAVESLRRQAVEGVVVIAPHVVAKPALRAVPGGVPMVAVADTDRASIPVISVDQRDGARQITEHLLGLGHRTVWHVAGPADWLEARAREQAWRRTLKRHDAEPPPVLRGDWSPRSGYEAGRELAGERGVTAVFVANDQMALGLLRAFAEAGRSVPGEVHVAGFDDVPEAAFFNPPLTTVRQDFIEVGRRTFGLLQEQIEGAAAPARSLVPAELVVRESTGG; encoded by the coding sequence GTGGCCAAGCGGACCGAAGCGGCCGAGCCCGCCGTGCGGCTGCCCGCGCTCACCGACGTCGCCTCCCTGGCCGGTGTCTCGCACATGACCGTCTCCCGGGTGATCAACGAGACCGGGCCGGTCCGCGCGGAAACCCGGGAGAAGGTGCTCGCCGCGATCCAGGAACTGGGCTACCGGCCCAATTCCACCGCCCGCGCGCTGGCCACCGGCCGCTCGCGCAACCTCGGCGTGGTCGCGCTGGACTCCACCCTGTTCGGCCCGGCCAGCACCCTGTTCGGGGTGGAGCACGCCGCGCGCGAGGCGGGCTACGGCATTTCCATCGCCAGCGTCAGCGATCCGCGGCGGGACTCCATCGCCGCCGCGGTGGAGAGCCTGCGCCGCCAAGCCGTCGAAGGGGTGGTGGTGATCGCCCCGCACGTGGTGGCCAAACCGGCGCTGCGGGCGGTGCCGGGCGGGGTGCCGATGGTCGCGGTGGCCGACACCGACCGGGCCTCGATCCCGGTGATCTCGGTGGATCAGCGCGACGGCGCCCGGCAGATCACCGAGCACCTCCTCGGCCTCGGCCACCGCACGGTCTGGCACGTCGCGGGCCCGGCGGACTGGCTGGAGGCGCGGGCCCGCGAGCAGGCGTGGCGGCGCACGCTCAAGCGGCACGACGCGGAACCGCCGCCGGTGCTGCGGGGCGACTGGAGCCCGCGCTCGGGGTACGAGGCGGGCCGCGAGCTGGCCGGCGAACGCGGGGTCACCGCCGTGTTCGTGGCCAACGACCAGATGGCGCTCGGCCTGCTGCGGGCGTTCGCCGAGGCGGGCCGGTCGGTGCCCGGCGAGGTGCACGTGGCCGGGTTCGACGACGTGCCGGAGGCCGCCTTCTTCAACCCGCCGCTGACCACCGTGCGGCAGGACTTCATCGAGGTGGGCAGGCGCACCTTCGGCCTGCTCCAGGAACAGATCGAGGGGGCGGCCGCACCGGCGCGCTCCCTGGTGCCCGCGGAGCTGGTCGTCCGCGAGAGCACGGGCGGATAA
- a CDS encoding ABC transporter substrate-binding protein, with protein sequence MLAITVPVSVWIRGVSAVKRRTWAAWSAAILGLGLLAGCASGGGGTQAAGGDGKLTIGFSQVGAESGWRTANTQSIQEAAAAAGVDLKFSDAQQKQENQIKAIRSFIQQRVDVIAFSPVVESGWDTVLKEAKTANIPVILTDRAVDSPDTTLYKTFLGSDFVAEGRKSGEWLAKEFAAATEPVRIVELQGTTGSAPANDRKAGFAEVIGKDPKFQVVASQTGEFTRSKGKEVMEAFLKSQGKIDVLYAHNDDMALGAIEAIEGAGLKPGTDIKIVSVDGVRDALQALADGKINFVVECNPLLGTQLMDLAKKVAAGEAVPPRVETEETVFDQQAAKAALPQRKY encoded by the coding sequence ATGTTAGCGATAACAGTTCCCGTATCAGTGTGGATCCGAGGAGTGAGTGCCGTGAAGCGAAGGACGTGGGCCGCGTGGTCGGCGGCGATACTGGGGCTGGGCCTGCTGGCCGGCTGCGCGTCCGGGGGTGGTGGGACGCAGGCCGCCGGCGGGGACGGGAAGCTGACCATCGGCTTCTCCCAGGTGGGCGCCGAGAGCGGCTGGCGCACCGCGAACACCCAGTCGATCCAGGAGGCCGCGGCCGCCGCCGGGGTGGACCTGAAGTTCTCCGACGCGCAGCAGAAGCAGGAGAACCAGATCAAGGCGATCCGCTCGTTCATCCAGCAGCGGGTGGACGTGATCGCCTTCTCACCGGTGGTCGAGTCCGGCTGGGACACCGTGCTCAAGGAGGCCAAGACGGCCAACATCCCGGTGATCCTCACCGACCGCGCGGTGGACTCGCCCGACACCACGCTCTACAAGACCTTCCTCGGCTCCGACTTCGTCGCCGAGGGCCGCAAGTCCGGTGAGTGGCTGGCCAAGGAGTTCGCCGCGGCCACCGAGCCGGTGCGGATCGTGGAACTGCAGGGCACCACCGGTTCGGCGCCGGCCAACGACCGCAAGGCCGGTTTCGCCGAGGTGATCGGCAAGGATCCGAAGTTCCAGGTGGTCGCCTCCCAGACCGGGGAGTTCACCCGGTCCAAGGGCAAGGAGGTGATGGAGGCCTTCCTCAAGTCGCAGGGCAAGATCGACGTGCTCTACGCGCACAACGACGACATGGCGCTCGGCGCGATCGAGGCGATCGAGGGCGCCGGCCTCAAGCCGGGCACCGACATCAAGATCGTCTCGGTGGACGGGGTGCGCGACGCGCTGCAGGCACTGGCCGACGGCAAGATCAACTTCGTGGTGGAGTGCAACCCGCTGCTCGGCACCCAGCTGATGGACCTGGCCAAGAAGGTGGCCGCCGGGGAAGCGGTGCCGCCGCGGGTGGAGACCGAGGAGACGGTCTTCGACCAGCAGGCCGCCAAGGCCGCGCTGCCCCAGCGCAAGTACTGA
- a CDS encoding sugar ABC transporter ATP-binding protein, with protein MDSAPILTMTGIRKQFPGVVALDDVGFRLFPGEVHALMGENGAGKSTLIKVLTGVYEIDAGAIELGGEPVAFSGPAQAQRHGVSTVYQEVNLCPNLSVAENIFLGREPRKFGRIQWGLMRKRAQELVRRLDLDLDVTSELGGHSIAVQQLVAIARAMEVSARVLVLDEPTSSLDTGEVDKLLGVIRSLRAEGVAILFVSHFIDQVFAIADRMTVLRNGKLVGEYLAGEITPVALVTKMIGRELDTLEELEEPRRDWDPAEKTPFATATGLGRKGAIEPFSLTIREGEVVGLAGLLGSGRTELARLFFGADHSDTGTLELDGRSSAPRTPRAAMAAGVAFCSENRKAEGLIEDLTVRENIILALQATRGWTRPISRRRQDELAKKYISALGIRPADPDVPVGTLSGGNQQKVLLARWLITEPRLLILDEPTRGIDVGAKAEIQKLVAELADGGMAVLFVSAELEEVLRLSHQVAVLRDHRMVDCLPNSGLTPEAIMRTIAEGAPS; from the coding sequence ATGGACAGTGCGCCGATCCTGACCATGACCGGCATCCGCAAGCAGTTCCCCGGGGTCGTCGCTCTCGACGACGTCGGTTTCCGCCTGTTCCCCGGCGAGGTGCACGCGCTGATGGGCGAGAACGGCGCCGGGAAGTCCACGTTGATCAAGGTGCTCACCGGGGTGTACGAGATCGATGCCGGGGCGATCGAACTGGGCGGGGAGCCGGTGGCCTTCAGCGGTCCGGCGCAGGCCCAGCGGCACGGCGTCAGCACGGTGTACCAGGAGGTGAACCTCTGCCCGAACCTGTCGGTGGCGGAGAACATCTTCCTCGGCCGCGAACCCCGGAAGTTCGGCCGCATCCAGTGGGGCCTGATGCGCAAGCGCGCCCAGGAGCTGGTGCGGCGCCTCGATCTCGACCTCGACGTGACCAGCGAACTGGGCGGGCACTCGATCGCCGTGCAGCAGCTGGTGGCCATCGCGCGGGCGATGGAGGTGTCCGCGCGGGTGCTGGTGCTCGACGAGCCGACGTCCAGTTTGGACACCGGCGAGGTGGACAAGCTGCTCGGCGTGATCCGCTCGCTGCGCGCCGAGGGCGTGGCGATCCTGTTCGTTTCGCACTTCATCGACCAGGTCTTCGCCATCGCCGACCGGATGACCGTGCTGCGCAACGGGAAACTGGTCGGGGAATATCTGGCCGGGGAGATCACCCCGGTGGCGCTGGTGACCAAGATGATCGGCCGCGAACTGGACACCCTGGAGGAGCTGGAGGAACCCCGCCGCGACTGGGATCCGGCGGAGAAGACACCGTTCGCCACGGCGACCGGACTCGGCCGCAAGGGCGCCATCGAGCCGTTCTCGCTGACCATCCGCGAGGGCGAGGTGGTCGGCCTCGCCGGGTTGCTGGGTTCCGGGCGCACCGAGCTTGCGCGCCTGTTCTTCGGCGCCGACCACAGTGACACCGGCACGCTCGAACTGGACGGCCGCTCCTCGGCCCCGCGCACGCCGAGAGCGGCGATGGCCGCCGGGGTCGCTTTCTGCTCGGAGAACCGCAAGGCCGAGGGCCTGATCGAAGACCTCACCGTGCGGGAGAACATCATTCTCGCGTTGCAGGCCACCCGCGGCTGGACCCGGCCGATCTCCCGGCGGCGCCAGGACGAACTGGCCAAGAAGTACATCTCGGCACTGGGCATCCGCCCGGCCGACCCGGACGTCCCGGTCGGCACGCTGTCCGGCGGCAACCAGCAGAAGGTGCTGCTCGCGCGGTGGCTGATCACCGAACCGCGGCTGCTCATCCTGGACGAGCCCACCCGCGGCATCGACGTCGGCGCGAAGGCGGAGATCCAGAAGCTGGTCGCCGAGCTGGCCGACGGCGGCATGGCCGTGTTGTTCGTCTCGGCCGAACTGGAGGAGGTGCTGCGGTTGAGCCACCAGGTGGCGGTGCTGCGCGACCACCGGATGGTCGACTGCCTGCCGAACTCCGGGCTGACCCCGGAGGCCATCATGCGCACGATCGCCGAAGGAGCGCCGTCATGA